Proteins from a single region of Sporosarcina sp. P33:
- the pxpB gene encoding 5-oxoprolinase subunit PxpB: protein MMNQQKSLDIKVLGDSAMIIKMGEGIHPSIHQQVKNLSFLLEEYPFDGFIESVPAYNSLAVYYSPYLVHQSKKGFQTDGSPIEKVTDYITALAVQISDLPVTEGRLVEIPVLYGGEFGPDLQFVAETHHLSIEEVIEIHTTPEYLVYMIGFAPGFPFLGGLDERIATPRKLTPRTSIPPGSVGIAGKQTGVYPLETPGGWQIIGRTPTDLFVPDMSPPSLLQSGDRIKFCPMTEEEYDGQKKVKTCQ from the coding sequence GGGGAAGGCATTCATCCTTCCATCCATCAGCAAGTAAAAAATCTGTCGTTCCTTTTGGAAGAATATCCATTTGACGGATTTATTGAATCAGTGCCTGCGTATAACAGTTTGGCTGTCTACTACTCCCCTTACTTGGTCCATCAATCAAAAAAAGGATTTCAGACAGACGGCTCACCGATCGAAAAAGTGACCGATTATATTACTGCTTTAGCGGTCCAAATATCTGATCTTCCTGTTACAGAAGGCAGATTAGTAGAGATTCCAGTGCTCTATGGCGGGGAATTCGGCCCTGATCTGCAGTTCGTGGCGGAGACCCATCATCTGTCCATTGAAGAAGTCATTGAAATTCATACAACACCAGAATATCTCGTCTATATGATCGGTTTCGCACCCGGATTCCCGTTTTTAGGAGGACTAGACGAACGAATCGCCACGCCAAGAAAACTGACGCCGCGGACATCGATTCCTCCCGGCTCCGTCGGTATCGCTGGAAAACAAACAGGTGTTTATCCGCTTGAAACACCGGGCGGCTGGCAAATCATCGGGCGCACGCCAACCGATCTGTTCGTCCCCGATATGTCTCCTCCTTCCTTATTGCAGTCAGGTGACAGAATTAAATTTTGTCCGATGACAGAGGAAGAGTATGATGGGCAAAAGAAGGTGAAGACATGTCAGTAA
- a CDS encoding biotin-dependent carboxyltransferase family protein codes for MSVNVLNPGLLTTVQDIGRTGSQKFGVLVSGAMDSYSMRIANLLVGNDEREGVLEITLFGTSLQFEEDTLIAITGGDLQTTVDGITVPNWRPLVVKKGSVLKFGFAIEGCRAYLAIAGGIDIPVVMGSKSTYLVAGIGGFNGRALQQNDKLSFGDLTESNERVWTSIEKLSGTADWAVPYHPFISLESVQTIRIIKGTEYERFNDTSKKRLVTQPYVVTPQSNRMGLRLEGSELALTEKLELLSEGVTFGTVQIPPNGKPIILMADRQTAGGYPKIAQVITADLGSLSQVKPNSKLHFQLITHAEAERELIAKEELINQIKIGIRYKFSK; via the coding sequence ATGTCAGTAAACGTACTGAATCCGGGTCTCTTGACTACCGTACAAGATATCGGCCGGACAGGCTCGCAAAAGTTCGGCGTTCTTGTAAGCGGTGCCATGGACAGCTATTCTATGCGGATTGCCAACCTGCTCGTAGGAAATGATGAACGTGAAGGTGTTCTTGAAATTACGCTCTTTGGAACGAGTTTGCAGTTTGAAGAGGATACACTGATTGCAATTACTGGCGGCGACCTTCAAACGACTGTTGACGGCATAACGGTTCCGAATTGGAGACCCCTTGTAGTCAAAAAAGGCTCTGTTCTTAAGTTTGGGTTTGCGATTGAGGGCTGCCGGGCCTATTTGGCAATTGCCGGCGGGATTGACATACCGGTTGTGATGGGGAGTAAAAGCACGTATTTAGTCGCGGGAATCGGAGGATTCAACGGAAGAGCACTGCAGCAAAACGACAAACTTTCATTCGGGGACCTGACGGAGTCCAATGAAAGAGTATGGACATCCATCGAAAAACTTAGCGGCACAGCTGACTGGGCGGTACCTTATCACCCGTTCATCAGCTTGGAATCGGTGCAAACGATCCGAATCATTAAAGGCACTGAATACGAAAGATTTAATGACACAAGCAAGAAACGGCTTGTAACGCAGCCATACGTCGTTACCCCGCAATCGAACAGAATGGGGCTGCGGCTCGAAGGATCTGAACTTGCGTTAACAGAAAAGCTGGAGCTGCTGTCAGAAGGCGTCACATTCGGCACCGTCCAAATACCGCCCAATGGAAAACCGATTATCCTGATGGCGGACAGGCAAACTGCTGGCGGCTACCCGAAAATCGCGCAGGTCATCACCGCGGATTTAGGCAGTCTGTCGCAAGTAAAACCGAATTCAAAACTGCACTTCCAGCTCATTACACATGCGGAAGCAGAACGTGAACTTATCGCAAAAGAAGAGCTGATCAATCAAATCAAAATCGGCATACGCTATAAATTCAGCAAATGA